One window of the Camelus ferus isolate YT-003-E chromosome 12, BCGSAC_Cfer_1.0, whole genome shotgun sequence genome contains the following:
- the SMUG1 gene encoding single-strand selective monofunctional uracil DNA glycosylase has translation MAVPQAFPSGPLHEPAGARMEPQPSPRSLAEGFLEEELRLNDELKQLQFSEPVGIIYNPVEYAWEPHRSYVTRYCQGPKEVLFVGMNPGPFGMAQTGVPFGEVNVVRDWLGVGGPVLSPPQEHPKRPVLGLECPQSEVSGARFWGFFRNLCGQPEVFFRHCFVHNLCPLLLLAPSGRNLTPAELPAKQREQLLGVCDAALCRQVQLLGVRLVVGVGRLAEQRARRALAGLMPEVQVEGLLHPSPRSAQANKGWEAVARERLTELGLLPLLTG, from the exons ATGGCTGTGCCCCAGGCTTTCCCATCAGGGCCCCTCCATGAGCCTGCAGGTGCCCGGATggagccccagccctctccccgaAGCTTGGccgagggcttcctggaggaggagcttCGGCTTAATGATGAGCTGAAGCAACTGCAGTTTTCCGAGCCTGTGGGCATCATCTACAATCCCGTGGAGTATGCGTGGGAGCCACATCGCAGCTATGTGACCCGCTACTGCCAGGGCCCCAAGGAAGTGCTCTTCGTGGGCATGAACCCAGGGCCCTTTGGCATGGCCCAGACTGGG gTGCCCTTTGGGGAAGTGAATGTAGTCCGGGACTGGTTGGGCGTTGGGGGACCTGTGCTGAGCCCTCCCCAGGAGCACCCCAAGCGACCAGTGCTGGGACTGGAGTGCCCTCAGTCCGAGGTGAGCGGTGCCCGGTTCTGGGGCTTTTTCCGGAACCTCTGTGGCCAGCCCGAGGTCTTCTTCCGTCACTGTTTCGTCCACAACCTGTGTCCTCTgctcctcctggctcccagcGGGCGCAACCTCACCCCGGCCGAGCTGCCTGCCAAGCAGCGGGAGCAGCTCCTCGGGGTCTGTGACGCGGCCCTGTGCCGGCAGGTGCAGCTGCTGGGGGTGCGGCTGGTGGTGGGCGTGGGGCGGCTGGCCGAGCAGCGGGCACGGCGGGCTCTGGCCGGCCTGATGCCCGAGGTCCAGGTGGAGGGGCTCCTGCACCCCTCCCCTCGCAGCGCACAGGCCAACAAGGGCTGGGAGGCAGTGGCCAGGGAGAGACTGACCGAGCTGGGGCTGCTGCCGCTGCTAACGGGATGA